One Archangium violaceum genomic window, GACCAGTGCCGAGAGCCGCAGCTGCCTTCCCTCCAGGAGCGGCGCGACGAAGTTGCCCATCACCTGCTCGATGGCGAGGATGCCCAGGGCCACGAGGAGCGCGCGACTCCCTCCTTGCGTCGCGAACGCGAACAGGATGGGCGGTATGGCCGCGAGGATGGAGCCTAGAATGGGGACGTAGTTGAAGAGGAAGAAGAGGACCGCCCAGAGGATGGCGAGCTCGACGCCCAGGAGGCCGAGGAACACGCCCTCCAGGAGCGCGGTGGCGAGGCCCACGCCGGTGATGACGAGCAGATAGCGCCGCATCGCGGTCGCCGCCGCGGCAATCGCGCCGAGAATCCTCGTGCCGCCATCCCCTGGCAGGATGCGAGTGGCCTTGGTCCGCCATCGCGGGGCCTCGAGCAACATGAGCAGCACGAAGAAGATGACGAGCACGAGGAAGCCCAGTGCCCCCCACACGCCCTGGATGGCGACGGCACCCGCCTCCGTTGCCCTCTGGCGCAACGCGCCTGGTGTCTCGCGGGACTGATTGACAGGCATTCCCCGCGCTTGGGCCCAGGCCAGTAGCGGCTCGAGCCTGGCTTCCACCTGGTCCATGTGCTCTGGCAGCTCACGTGCGGCGGTCCCCACCGCGAGCGCGAGCGCGCCGCCCACCATCGCCAGGGCAACGAGCATCACCAGGAGCGCGGCGGCGGTCCCCAACCAGCGCATGCGTTTCGGCAGCCGGGAGCACAGCGCGCGTTGCACCGGGTAGACCAGGAGTGTCACGAAGAACGCGAAGGTGAAGGGCGCCGAGAAGGTGTGCGTCACCTTGAGTGCCGCCCCCGCGAGCACCGCCGCGACGACGAGCGCGGTACCAGGTAGCACCCCCATGCGACGCTCCCGAGGTTCGGGCAATCCGGTGGCCAAGGTGTCAGCTCCTCTTCTCGTCCTCCTGTTCACGTGGGCATAGCCCACGAAGTGCCAACCCCGTGCGACGCATGTCGCTCGATTTCCCGCGATGCTCATGCATCGGACACTTCTCCAGGGGTTCGGGGGAGCACTCCTCTAACGGCCCCCCCCGGGCCGTCCAGCACCTGCTCCGGGGTGAGGGGAGCCGTCACCCGGGTTGGCTATGGACATGGGATGGATCGCGACCTACGGCTCCGAAGAGGAGATGCAGGTCCAGAGCAGCTTCATCTCGGAAGGTGGCTCGGGAGCACCGGCGCCAGACTTGTCGATCGAGGTGGACGACCTGGACGCGGTGCTGCGCCGGGTGAAGAAGGCGAAGCTCCCCGTGGAGTATGGCCCGTGCGACGAGCCCTGGGGGCGACGGGGCTACAATTCGTGCGTTGGTGACGCGGCGGGTGAGCCGAGCGGCTGCCTCAGTTCGCTGAGCGGCACGATCAGGAGCGCGCGCGAGACAAAGGAGCCGATCCAGAGCTCATCACCGGCGACGATGGCGCTCGTGCCCGCGCTGAAGGTCTCGTTCGCGGCTCGCTCGAAGAGCGTGGTCGCCTGGAAGGTGGCCGGATCGATGCGGGCCACCTCCGTTCCAATGCCGCACTTGAATACGAATCCACACAGGCCAACGACGGCGATGGAATTCGGGTGCCCTGTCGCGAGAATGGAGCCGTCGGGCGCGAACCGGAGGTTGTCGGGATGGAATCCAAGGTTGACGGACCGGGGGCTCGTGGCGGCTCCAACGAGGGGGACCTCGTGCACCCTGCTGGTCATGTACTCGTTCACGTACAGGCGCGTGCCGTCCGGCGACACGAGGATGCCGTTGTCTCCCTGGAAGCGGGTACCCGGAACTTCGCTCCAACCGCCGCCAGGCACCCACCGCAACACCGCACCTTGTGGCGAAGACGGAAGGTGCGGAATGGTGACGACGATGCCTCCGTCCGGGAGGGGTGCGACGGAATTGGCCTCATGCTCCGTGGGCAGCATGACGCAGCCGGTCCAGGTCAGCTCTGGCCCCTCGGCGGAAACCCGGACGTCGAATACCTCGATCGACTCGCGACCGCCGTGGTTGACCGCGTAGAGCGTGTGCTCACCCTTGGCGCGGGCACGGAGCGCAATCCCGTGCGCGGAGAGGAGCTTCGGATCGGGTGCACCGGGGCAGTCGCGGTAGGTCGGCTCGACCGGGCGCGAGAGATCGGGTGTCATGGCGCGGAAGGCTTCGTCGCCAATCCTGACGGCATAGAAGCCGCCCCCGGCCCAGTCGTCGTTGCCCATGTTACCCGTGACGACCCAGTCACTGTCCCCGAGGCGCATCAGGTCCTCTGGCTTATTGAGCCCACACACGGCGTGGACGCCGCTTGTGCGCTCGCACTCCGTGCCTACACCTCGCCCGGCCGGCCAGAGCCTCCAGTAGAGGGCGAACGCGGCAGCGAACCCCAGAAGAGCGAGGAGGCCGAGTGCGGCGATGCGCACGCCCCTCCTGGTGAACAAGGGACGGGGGGCGGCGGGTGCTCGTGTCTCATCCCTGCCAGGTGTCGGCATGTCTCTCTCCCTGACCTCGTTCTCGCATGTCAACAACGACCCGCGGGGTTCCGCTGCGGGCCACCCCAGAGCGTGCACGGTGCCCGCATCTTGATGAGGGCGCTTGTCCGACGCAAGGGGAACTGACAGGGCTCAATGTCAGATTGGACGATGCGCCTGCCTTGGTTTTGTGGCTCTCCCGCGGCAGGCCGGCCTCCAACCCCTGGTGACTGCAGTCACCAGCGGTTGCCTGGGGGGGTGACAACAGTCATCACCTGGGACTGGAGTCACCAGCCTCCAGGTTCACGGCCCGAGCCCTGTTGCCCAGGAACTCAGCCACTTACGGCGTCTCCTACGTTCCCTCTCCCCTGGCACGGCATCTGCACTACGCAGGAGCAAGGGACATTGAGACCCGACGCCCCTGGCGTCAACGAACAACGAACCGGAGAGAGCACGCCATGTTTTCCAGAAAATTGGGTAGGAGCCCCTCGCTGTCTGGGCTCAACCCTCTTAGCAGGAGCCCCTCGCCGTCCGCGCCCGTCCAGACCAGGAGCCCCTCGCCTTCTGGGAGCCCTGTTGCTAGCAGGAGCCCCTCGCCCTCTACCCTGAATCGGATGACCGACGGGTTCGACCAGCGCGTGCCGTCGCCCAACGTCCATGGCTTGTCTGGAAGCCGTTCACCCTCTCCTTCGCCGAGGCCGACGGGTTCCGAGATTCTCGGGTCCAACTACGACGGGGACCACACGCGCTTCTCCCATCAGCAGCTCTCCCAGGCGCATGACCGGCTGACCAACGACGGCTATTCTTTCGTTGGTTTCAAGGGCACGACCCGGCCGGGTGCGCAGCACATCGTGAACAACGGGCTGAGTGCCAATAGAACCGACAAGTGGAGCGGAATCTATGTCTCCGACCACCCGGAGGTCGCCGCGGGTTACACAGCCGACGACATGGGCAATTCGCGCGGCGGCCAGCTCCTGCGCATCTACGTGCCGAACCGGGACGCGGAGCGTCTCCAGAACCTCGCCACGCCGCTGGACAACCCGAAGGCGGAGGACGAGTTCCGTCGGGCCTTCTCCTTCCCGCTCGGCGATGACCGTTCGTACATCATCCGCGGCGCGGAAAACAGCGAGGATCCGCACAGGACCGAGACCATCCTGAGCGCAAAGGTCGCGGATCGCGCCGTTGGCATCCCATCGACCGTGCGTGTCGATCAGAAATACGGCAGCGGGGCCATCGATGCCTATCCCGACGCCGAGAAGCTCCTCAGCACTCCTCCCCCTGGTCGTCAGCCGCCTTCCTTGTAGTCCCCGCCTCGCGCCAGGCGGGTACTCCGCCGCGCTGGGGCCCGGAGAACGCCGAGTGGCACACGGCGTCCTCCGGGTTCCCTGACAGCACCGGAAGGGCTCTCGATGACACCTCGTCCATGACGCGGACGCTCAGTGGGCCTCTCTCGCGCCGAGATAGCTCTTCTCGACGTAGGGTGACAGCAGGCCCTGGATCAGGGACGAGTACGTCAACCGGAACTCCATCGTATCGCCCGGCCTGAACTCCTGGGTGCAGTCCGTCACGTCATACACGCTGTAGTTCGAATTGCTGTTGACGAACTGAACGTTGGAGGGGACGGGAACCAGGCTCCTGGGCGCCGTGTGGATGGCCCCCAGGTTCACGAGGGCGCGCTTGCGCAGTCCCTTGTTCTCGAACCGGGGCTTCACTCCAAAGGCATCCGTCCCCACCTCGCCCATCGGTACGGAGGGCTTGGTCTTGATCTCCAGGATCGTCCCCGAGAACAGGAAGGCGTTGTCGAGCAGGGCCTTGTGCTTCTTCTCGACGCTGGGGATCGTCCCCAGCAGGATCGCTTCCCCGGCCCGGAGTTGATTGATCCGGGGGGGCAACGAGTTGTTCTCCATCCAGTCCAGCATCACCGAGCCGCCGATGGACACCTTCTCCATCGGATACCCCAGGTTCTTCTCGATCTCCTGGGCCAGCCCACTCAACAGCGAGACGTTCTCGGAAGAGGGCAGGACGCCGCTGCAACACGCCAGGTTGGCGCCGATCCCGCTCAGCTTGATGTGCTCCGAGCCAGGTTCCAGGATCTTCCGCACGGTCCTCACGGCGTCTTCTGGCATGACGCCTTCCCGCAGATCGCCCACCTCGATCATGAGGATGACCTCATGCGTCACCCCCGCCCGCCGCGCGGCCTCGGCCAGTGCCTGGATCGTCTCCAGCTCTGAATTCAAGCTGGACCGGCAATAGGAGACGACAGTCTGGGCCTCCTGGACGGAGGGCATCGCCACCAGCATGGGCTTCTCCTGGAAATGGCGGTGCAGCTCCCTGGCCGTGACCAGGCTCGCGATTCCCAGGGACGCCACCCCACTGCGCTGGAAGAGCTCGATGACGGGCACGGAGCTCTCGCAGCCCTTCACGACCCCCACCCACTCCAACCGGTTCGCCGCGCAAAACGATTTGACGAACTGGATGTTGTGCTCGAGCTTGTCCAGATCGATGATCAGGCTTGGCATGGCTGTTGGCTCCTACGGCTCACGGGGACTGGGGCATCTCTTCCAACCGGCCTTCCACCACGCGCTCCCTCAACTCCGAGATCGCCGACGGTAGGCCCCGAGCGGGGATGAGCAGGTTGCAGCTCATGTTCTCGCTGTACTTGGGGCTGTACCGCTTCATGAGCTCGTCGACCTGGGGCAGGTAGTTCCAGCGGACGTTCGGAAACAGCGAATGCGCCAGGTGATAGGAATCCCCCAGGGGGAAGATGTTGTGCCTGACGATGAAGCCGATGGGTCCCCTGAACTCGGTGGGGCGCCCCAGCTCGAGCTCCCGCTCGTAGTAGCCCAGATTGAGATCGCAAGGCGCGAACCAGCGATGCAACGCGACGTGCGCGAGCCAATAGAAGAGCGGATAGGTGATGAACACGGGGACGACATAGAGGAAGACCAGCGCGTTCACCGAGTCGAACGCCACGAACAGGCCCACGACGGTGACGATCGTCGCGATCCGCAGGAAGAAGTTCAACGAGAAGCGATCGGCCAGCAGGTAGGAGATGATCTCCTTGAGCCGGGCGAGCAGTCCCTTCCAGGTGAGCGGGTAGAAGAGGGCCGCCCAGAACTTGAAATTGCTGATACCGGGCTTCAAGCCCACATCCAGCAACTCCTTCAGGTCCGGATCGTGAGGCATGTTCACGGAGCTGTGGTGCCGCCGGACATGGATGTCCTTTCTCGCCTTCGCCTCCGGCATGAGCGCGGGGAATTGATAGAAGACATTGGCGAGGAACATGCCCCACTTGATGTTCGGGCAGAGGGCTCCATGCACGGCGAAATGCCCGATCTCCTGCAACGTGCGGAAGCGCCCCGTCACGAACAGGATCAACAGCCCCCTGATGATGAACGAATCAAATGTGTTGAAGGCAATGACCGCGGCGATGATGAGCAGGTACGTCCAGACGAACGGGAATGGTGCGAAATAATCATCCAGGGGGCGAGCACCGAGCCCGGCGAATTCCTTGCGAAAATCCTTGAGGGAGACGTTGGACGAGACGAACTTCGTCTTGCTCAAGTCTTTTCGATGATAGAGATGATCGAGCGCTTGCAGGGCGAGCGCCAGCGTCAAACAAATCAAGATGTGGGCCATGTCGAAGGGAGATAAGGTGTGGTTTGTTTTATGTCAAGCGCTCCTGGATGTATGGCAATTCTGTGAACCTGAGAGGTGTGTGTGAGAAGTTGGGAATCAGTGCCGTGCGCTGGGGGCTTGGATATTCGAGGCGGCTTCGTGTATTCACGGAAGCCGGGCGGAGGGCCACGATGGAGCGGTGGAGCCCTGATGACCCGAGACTCCTCCGAGCACGTCTACCTATGAAAAAGCATTTGTCTGTCATCCCCGCGATCCTGTTGGGTCTGGGGTCGGCGTTCTTCTTCACCATGACCTATGTGCTCAACCGCAGCATGGTGGCGACGGGCGGGCTCTGGGCCTGGAGCACGTCGCTGCGCTGTTTCGTCATGCTGCCCCTGCTGTTCGTGGTCGTGGCGATGAAAGGAGGTTGGCCACCGCTGTGGGCCGAGCTGAGGCGGCACCCCCGGGAGTGGATGCTCTGGGGGACCGTGAGCTTTGGCGGCTGCTATTCGTTCCTGGCGTTGTCGGCGCATCATGGACCCTCGTGGTTGATCGCCGGGTCCTTCCAGATCTCGGCGCTCGCGGGGCCGCTGCTCTCGCCCTTCATCTACACGGATGAGCGCCGGAGGATCCCCCTCAAGGCGGTGGCCATGGGTTCGGTGATCATCATGGGCGTCCTGCTCATGCAGATGGGCCACTTCAACCTGACCATGCCAGCCAACGCCTGGCTGGTGCTGCTCCTGGTGATGATCGCCGCCTTCTCCTACCCGTTGGGTAATCGCCGGCTGATGCTGCACCTGGAGCGCGAAGGCGTCTCCCTGGATGCCGGCCAGCGCGTCCTCGGAATGACGTTGGGGGCCCTGCCCCTGTGGCTGGCCGAGGCGGCCCATGGCTATGCGCGCGTGGGCTGGCCTTCCACGGCCCATGTCGTGCAATCCGCGGGCGTGGCCGTCCTGGCGGGAGTCATTGGCACCACCCTGTTCTTCCGCGCCACCCATATGGCGGCGAACAATCCGCTCGGACTGGCCGCCGTCGAGGCCACGCAGGCCTCCGAGCTGATCTTCGCGCTGGTGCTGGGCGTGCTCTTCCTGGGTGAGCCGTGGCCCTCCCTGGTCAGTTTCACGGGGGCCCTGCTCATCGTGGTGGGCATGGTGCTCTACAGCCGCATCGGCCAGAGCGCCGAACTGGAGCCCGTGGAGGGCTAGCCCGGCATGCTCCGCCGTCATCCGGGTGGGCGGCGTTTCATCTCGAGGCGCCGGAAAACAGGAGGCTCGCGAGACGCTGTAACGGATCCGTCCGTCGAAGAAGGCCTCCACGTCCGCGGACGCCATTACTTGAGCGCTCGGGATTCACGGTGGCCAGGCAGGAGGGGGGTGATGAGCGTGAGCCGTTCCATCATGGGCGTCCGTTCCCGGGGGGATTCCAGATGGAATCCGGATTCCAGTGGGTATCCGGAGTGGCAATAGCCGGATACCAGCCGGTATGTCAACTTCCGTCGCCGGATACCGGCCGGTATGCCAAGAAGGACGATCGAGCAGGGAGGCGGTGAGGCGCTGGCGATCGAGATGGACCTCGCGTGCGTGGTTCGCGACGTCTACTTCCAACCCACGCAGTAGCGCTCGGGCTTCATATCGAGCGGTTCGCCGATCTGCTCCGGCGCTGGATAGCGCTTACGGAAGGTGAAGGCGTGCGGCGTGGGTCCGTTTTCGCGCAGATGCCGCAGACGCTCCATCGCTTCTTCCGTCGTCGGAACATGGCCGGCTGGAATCCACCACAGCACCTGATGTGCCTCCGCCGGATGCTCGAACCACTCGCGCCGGCGCGCCATCACCTTCGTGTGAGGCGTGCGGTAGACGTACTCGAACAGATGCTCGACCGACTCCCAGACTGACATGTTGACGATGAGGTTGGGATCGTCGCTCACCTTGATGTCGGTGGCATTGCCTTCGTTGCTCTCGAGGCGCCAGACGAAGCCGGGTGAAGCCTCGGCGAGCGCGTTGATGTGGTCGAGCGCCGCCACGAAATCCGCGAGCCGCGGGCTGTCGAGTGGTGCGACGGCGCGAGCGACATTGAGTTGAGCGATGTGCCAGGTCTTCATGTGACCCCCAGAATCGAAGAGCCCTCCATCTTGCACCCGCCCGGCGGCCAGGAACAACGTCTTGGAATGTTCCAACGGCCCCGAACCGCGCTGAATCACGTGAAGACGTCGGAGACCAGCCGGCCCTGCTTCTCCATCTCCGCGAGCCACGCCGTGGCTTCCTCCGCGGAGCAGCCCACGCCAGATCGTCGCGGTAGAGGAAGTCCATGTCCGGGTGGTCGCACCCGAAGAAGAGCAACGCTGGCCCGGCTGTCTCCCCCCGCGCGTGGCGCAGGGCGCGCTCCTGGATGAAGCCCCGGAGGGGCGCCAGTCCCGTGCCCGCGCCCACCAGGATGATGGGTGTCGCGTTCGAGGCGGGTGAGCTCCGCCAGGCTTCCACGAAGCGCGGCATGTCGGCACGGAGAGTCCGGAGCTGACGCTGCTCCCCGGCGAGCGCGTGGAATGGCAACCCGAGGGGGAGTGGCGGATGCGGCTGTCCTGCCAGCCGGAGCCTCCCTCCGTGACGTTGGAGGTGGAGCAGGCGCCCGCCTCGGGGCGGGTGACGGAGATGGCGGACATCCTCGTGTTGATGACCGCCGTGGTTGAACGCGTGGAGGACAACCCTCGAGTCCAGGCCCACCTCTTGGGATGGCGGGAGAGCGCCTGGGCCCGCTGGGGTCTGTTCCTGGCCCTGGTGGATCGACTACCGACATTCACTGAGCAACGAGACGGGAATGGATGTTTTCATCGGGCCCTTGACACATTCGAGTGACTGGCGTTGTTGATGCGTCATCCGTTTCGAGGAGGAACCTTGTTCAGACATAAGGCGGCTGTATTCTCGCGCGCATTCCTCGCGCCCGTCCTGCTGGGTCTATTCCTGGTGCAGGCGTGTAGCAGCACGCACATTTCAGAGGAGGGCGCGTCGGGGTACGCCCAGCAGCGTCTCGAGCCTTGCGACATTGGCAAGGTCACGGACAACGTGCTGGAGCAGTATGGCGAGCAGCTGACCCCTTCGTTGGCCAAGGCCGCGGCACAGGGCCCCGAGGCCGTCGAGCTGTCCGCGAAGGAGCTTCGCAAGCTGCCCGGCACGGCGACGGTCAGCAGGCCGAGGGCGGACCTGGACCGGATGATCCGAGGGACCCATGGCAACGCGGGGCTCGTTCCCAAGGATGTCGCCAGCAAATTGGAAGGAAGGACCTTCCAGAGCTTCGACGATTTCCGCGGTGAGTTCTGGAAGGCTGTGAGTGAGACGCGTTATGCGAGCGAATTCTCGGCGTCGAACCAGACCCTCATGCGAAGTGGGTACGCGCCCTATGTCGTAGAAGGGCAGCAGTTGGGGGAGTGGGCGGTCTACGAGCTCCATCATATGGAATCGATCCACCAGGGCGGTAGCGTCTATGACCTGAGCAACCTCATGATCACGACGCCCCGGTTCCACCAGGATGTGCTCGACAGGACGTACCACTACTCCTGGGAGTGCTGATGGAACCGCTGAGCGATGACGAGGTCCTGGAGATCATTCGAAGGCTGCAGTCCGGTGGCTACGCAACGGAGGCCGAGACGGGCGAGAAGGCGCAACGCATCGTCTCGCGCTACCCCGGAATCCTGGACTTGATCTTTCACGACCGCAGGAATCTGACGCCTGAACAGATTCTCGCCGAAGTGAAGAGTCGGAAGCCGATCCTGCTCGGTCCTTGAGCATTGCCCCTCCCCATTTCAAGAGAAATTCCATGTCAATGCTGAATTCCAGAGCAGGCCTTCTCGTGCTCGCAGCCGCGGCCCTCCTGGCTCCAGGATGGGCTGAGGCCTCCTGTAAGTACTACGACAACGCCTCCGCCGCGGTTTCCCCACTGCCGCCAACGGATTCCTTCGTCTCATGTCAGCTGGATGCCATCACGCACGGCCGGTTCCATGTGACGGCGTGCAGGCCCGACAACGCTCCGCCGGGAGTCGACATGAACGCGTCGGCCCTCAGGTCCTGGCTGCGTTGCTATGACATGAGGGACAATCCGCCGCGCTGCCTGGGGACCTACTACCGCTCCTCCAGCCAGTGTATCAACGGCAAGCCCTACCCCTCTGGAATAGGGGCCGTCACGCTTTGCAGGGAGGCCTGCTCCGAAGGAGAGTGGGCGCGGCAGACCTATTTCGTTCCGGGAAACCCCAGCCAGTTGCCACCGGGATATCCGTTCGTCTCGGCGGTCGACACCATACCGGGCAAGGCCATTCTCGATCTCTATCAGTATCTGAATCAGGCCCACGACACCGTCGTGCAGGAGAATGGTGAGAACCTGCCCACCCAGCTCGCGGTGTTGGATCTCGCCACGCTCTCGCTGTTCGTGGCGGACGACTCATGAGAGGCCGTGAGCGACGTCGAGCGGGCCGTCATCCTGGGAGGGCTCCTCCTTCCGAGCGCCATCGCGGGAGCGGGGAAGGGGGCCGCCAGGCTCTCGAAGGCACTCCTCCGGATGGAGAACAGCCTTCCGGCGGCGGCATCCTTCGCGAATTCGCTCCGCGGTGTCATTGGCCGCTCCGATGACGCGTTGAAGAAGCTCGCTTCGGACGGCCTGGGGTGCGCGATTCCCTAGCTCCGCATGTGGTGCGGAAGGACCTTGGCGCGGCACACACGGCTTCGATGTCATCACCCGCGGCGCCGGCCTTCACGGCCGCGCTCCGCCGGGCCCTGTTGGATGATGGGCGTCGCGTTCGAGGCGGGTGGGTGGAAGGGTACGTTCGGTGTGTGCACCGCGACCGCCGCCTGCTCCCCCGGGCGCAGCCGCGCGAGGTAGCTCGAGCACGTGCCGAGGAAACGGCCCCGGCCGGACCAGGCCTCCGCGTCCATCACCGCCACCGTCAACGTGCACCGCGAGGGGTCCGCCAGCGGAGTCGAGGACACCGAGTACTGCCGCACGCGCATGGCCGGCAGCAGCCGCGTACGTCACTCCCTCGGGCAGCTTGAACACGAGGTGCCGCTTGAAGCGCCCGAACGGCGACGTCATGTCGACGAGCTCGCGGTCCACGGTGAAGAGGCCGTCACCTCCCAGCGCGCGGAGGTACTGGAGTGCCTGGGTCACCTTCTTCTCGAAGCGCGTCTCGTCACAGGCGTCGGCCACCAGCTCGTACGAGCTGATCACCTGGATGGATGCTCCCCCTGGGTACGACAGCCGGAAGATGGGCCCGAGCTCGCGTGCGAGCTTCATCATGTTCTGCAGGGGCTTTCGGAACCCACGTCGGGTGCGTTCCCCAGGAGGGGGCGCGGGCGGGGCTGGGGGATGTTCGTGGACACCGTGGGTTTGCTCATGGGAAGTCAGAGAGAGGTGACATGAGTGCGCGCAACCGGTCCGCCCCTCGGAAGAGGCCACGTCAGGAGCGGGCGAAGGTGACGGTGGAGACCATCCTGGATGCGGCGGCTCACGTTCTGGTCACCTCCGGCTACGAAGGGGCCACCACCAAGGTGGTCGCCGAGTGGGCAGGCGTGAGCAGCATCGGCTCGCTCTACCAATACTTCCCGAGCAAGGAGGCGCTGGTCGCCATGCTGCTCGAGCGGTTCCACCAGCGCGCCCTGGTGGAGCTCTACGGCGTGAATCCGCGCCTCCAACGGGTCCTCCTGGAGCAGGCGCCTCGCATCGGCCCCCTTCAGGCCGTCCAGGAGATCGAGGCGCGCGTGGAGTCACTCGTGCGGATCGTGCTCGCGCAGAACCTGGAGTTCGAGCGTCCGCGCAACCTGGGGCTGGTCGTCGAACGGCCCGAGCTGATTGGAACCCCCGAGCTCGTGGAGGAGCTGAGTACGCTCATCCTGGGCTACCTGCGGCCCCACGGAGACCGACGGATACGCTCCGCGTCCGGAGTGAAGTAGAACGGGGCGCGCCGTCACCAGGAGTCTCCACACATGCGCCACCCCTTCGCTTCCGTCCTGTCCTCCTTCTGTCTCGCGCTCTCGAGCCCTGTGTGGGCGCAGGACATCTCCTCCGCGTACACCGACCTGACGAACTGCCCCCGCGACACCTCGATGGACGAGGACGCCGAGGAGCACGGCTCCGACGCGCCGAACATCTGTCCGGGTCCGGGCGGCAGGTACGAGGTATCGGAGTGGTTCAGCGCCTACGACGTCCACCGGAGCGTCTCCTTGAAGGGCGACGCCGCGCGCTTCGACGTCCGTCTGCGTCCCTCGAGGGAGGACTGCCCGGTGGGTCGCTATGGCAACAAGGTGGAGTGGCGGATGAAGGGCGGGAGGCCCTTCGCGGTGATTCAGCGCGTCACCTGCTTCGCCCTCGACGAGAACGGGAGCGGTCCGGGCAAGCGGCTCGCGGAGTACCTGGTGGTGAAGGGCCTCGAGGGCTACGAGTCGATTGACGCCGCCGTGAACACGAAGACGAAGAAGGCGAACGAGAAGGCGCGCGCCATCGCGGACGAAGGCGTCAAGGGCCGCTGACGAGGCCGGCGCTCCCGCTGGAGCCCTCGGAGGAGCTGCGCCCCTACTGGCCGGACGGTCTCGCGCGCAGCAGGGGCCGGTAGGCGTCGCGGTGCTCCCACGCCAGGAGCAGGGTCGACGCCAGCAGGAACAGACCCAGGGGCAGCTCCACCAGCTTCACCAGCACCATGATGAAGGGCGAGCCCCAGAGCGCGGCCATCAGCGCGGGGCCGGGCCCCGTCGTCGCTCCGGGCCTCAAGATGAGCGTGCCAACGGGCGCGTTGATGACGAGGGTGAGGCCCATGAGCACGCGGGCGGCGCGCCAGCTCCGGACCACCGCCTCGGCCGTGAGCAAGAGCGTCGCGCGGCTGGGAGCAGCGGCTCGGCGTGCGGCTCCTGGACCGGACGACGCGCCGCGTGTCGCTCACGCAAGAGGGGGCCATCTACTACGAGCGCTGCGTGCGCATCCTCGCTCTGCGCCTCGCCCGAGTACCTTCGCAAGCGTGGCGTCCCCCGCGCTCCCGCGCAGCTCGTGGAGCATGACTGCATCCACTTCCGCATTCCCTCCTCCGGGCGTCTCTCTCCGTGTCTGGCTCCTGTGGCCGCCCGGGCGGGAGCGGTTGCCGAAGGTGCGGGCCTTCATCGACTTCGTGAGTCCGCTGTTCCGCTGAGGGACCGCCCCGCCG contains:
- a CDS encoding DMT family transporter codes for the protein MSVIPAILLGLGSAFFFTMTYVLNRSMVATGGLWAWSTSLRCFVMLPLLFVVVAMKGGWPPLWAELRRHPREWMLWGTVSFGGCYSFLALSAHHGPSWLIAGSFQISALAGPLLSPFIYTDERRRIPLKAVAMGSVIIMGVLLMQMGHFNLTMPANAWLVLLLVMIAAFSYPLGNRRLMLHLEREGVSLDAGQRVLGMTLGALPLWLAEAAHGYARVGWPSTAHVVQSAGVAVLAGVIGTTLFFRATHMAANNPLGLAAVEATQASELIFALVLGVLFLGEPWPSLVSFTGALLIVVGMVLYSRIGQSAELEPVEG
- a CDS encoding AI-2E family transporter; protein product: MGVLPGTALVVAAVLAGAALKVTHTFSAPFTFAFFVTLLVYPVQRALCSRLPKRMRWLGTAAALLVMLVALAMVGGALALAVGTAARELPEHMDQVEARLEPLLAWAQARGMPVNQSRETPGALRQRATEAGAVAIQGVWGALGFLVLVIFFVLLMLLEAPRWRTKATRILPGDGGTRILGAIAAAATAMRRYLLVITGVGLATALLEGVFLGLLGVELAILWAVLFFLFNYVPILGSILAAIPPILFAFATQGGSRALLVALGILAIEQVMGNFVAPLLEGRQLRLSALVILLAVSVWGWIWGPVGALLAVPITSTVLMVCARIPMLEPIAVVLGAEGDPAQEAQL
- a CDS encoding bacteriocin immunity protein, encoding MEPLSDDEVLEIIRRLQSGGYATEAETGEKAQRIVSRYPGILDLIFHDRRNLTPEQILAEVKSRKPILLGP
- a CDS encoding TetR/AcrR family transcriptional regulator, with the protein product MSARNRSAPRKRPRQERAKVTVETILDAAAHVLVTSGYEGATTKVVAEWAGVSSIGSLYQYFPSKEALVAMLLERFHQRALVELYGVNPRLQRVLLEQAPRIGPLQAVQEIEARVESLVRIVLAQNLEFERPRNLGLVVERPELIGTPELVEELSTLILGYLRPHGDRRIRSASGVK
- a CDS encoding SMP-30/gluconolactonase/LRE family protein, whose translation is MRIAALGLLALLGFAAAFALYWRLWPAGRGVGTECERTSGVHAVCGLNKPEDLMRLGDSDWVVTGNMGNDDWAGGGFYAVRIGDEAFRAMTPDLSRPVEPTYRDCPGAPDPKLLSAHGIALRARAKGEHTLYAVNHGGRESIEVFDVRVSAEGPELTWTGCVMLPTEHEANSVAPLPDGGIVVTIPHLPSSPQGAVLRWVPGGGWSEVPGTRFQGDNGILVSPDGTRLYVNEYMTSRVHEVPLVGAATSPRSVNLGFHPDNLRFAPDGSILATGHPNSIAVVGLCGFVFKCGIGTEVARIDPATFQATTLFERAANETFSAGTSAIVAGDELWIGSFVSRALLIVPLSELRQPLGSPAASPTHEL
- a CDS encoding fatty acid desaturase family protein, with product MSKTKFVSSNVSLKDFRKEFAGLGARPLDDYFAPFPFVWTYLLIIAAVIAFNTFDSFIIRGLLILFVTGRFRTLQEIGHFAVHGALCPNIKWGMFLANVFYQFPALMPEAKARKDIHVRRHHSSVNMPHDPDLKELLDVGLKPGISNFKFWAALFYPLTWKGLLARLKEIISYLLADRFSLNFFLRIATIVTVVGLFVAFDSVNALVFLYVVPVFITYPLFYWLAHVALHRWFAPCDLNLGYYERELELGRPTEFRGPIGFIVRHNIFPLGDSYHLAHSLFPNVRWNYLPQVDELMKRYSPKYSENMSCNLLIPARGLPSAISELRERVVEGRLEEMPQSP
- a CDS encoding alanine racemase, translating into MPSLIIDLDKLEHNIQFVKSFCAANRLEWVGVVKGCESSVPVIELFQRSGVASLGIASLVTARELHRHFQEKPMLVAMPSVQEAQTVVSYCRSSLNSELETIQALAEAARRAGVTHEVILMIEVGDLREGVMPEDAVRTVRKILEPGSEHIKLSGIGANLACCSGVLPSSENVSLLSGLAQEIEKNLGYPMEKVSIGGSVMLDWMENNSLPPRINQLRAGEAILLGTIPSVEKKHKALLDNAFLFSGTILEIKTKPSVPMGEVGTDAFGVKPRFENKGLRKRALVNLGAIHTAPRSLVPVPSNVQFVNSNSNYSVYDVTDCTQEFRPGDTMEFRLTYSSLIQGLLSPYVEKSYLGAREAH
- a CDS encoding DUF3291 domain-containing protein, which translates into the protein MKTWHIAQLNVARAVAPLDSPRLADFVAALDHINALAEASPGFVWRLESNEGNATDIKVSDDPNLIVNMSVWESVEHLFEYVYRTPHTKVMARRREWFEHPAEAHQVLWWIPAGHVPTTEEAMERLRHLRENGPTPHAFTFRKRYPAPEQIGEPLDMKPERYCVGWK